Proteins from one Chloroflexota bacterium genomic window:
- a CDS encoding helix-turn-helix domain-containing protein, whose product MSIEASRQVWRARGLTRTTKMVLLKLADHADPSGANAYPSVARIAAECATSTRTVQRALRELVDNGYARITAREDARTHKPRTYQITTDAQTSPATPTPRKGDNTTTPRATPATPRSVQINHQDNHQDDDAREQERRTWEAHEATFGAPPGKRDADELAEYTRTHGADAVVAAYKRAAIYGAEGWPYIRAILNNTTRERRSEAKKATRSYFTGTYGARLAAIDAAHDLTEPCAHCGQETATQESIAWPDGMWCRTCATRAAQAELKQLKRDAERARATEHEKAERWITDQLGIPPAEGAA is encoded by the coding sequence ATGAGCATCGAAGCATCCCGGCAAGTCTGGCGGGCAAGAGGCCTCACCCGCACAACCAAAATGGTCCTGCTCAAGCTCGCCGACCACGCAGACCCCTCAGGAGCGAACGCCTATCCATCCGTCGCGCGAATCGCGGCGGAATGCGCCACAAGCACCCGCACGGTACAGCGCGCGCTTCGCGAGCTCGTCGACAACGGCTACGCCCGGATCACCGCACGCGAAGACGCCCGGACACACAAACCACGCACCTACCAGATCACCACCGACGCGCAAACGTCACCCGCGACACCAACGCCCAGGAAGGGCGACAACACCACCACCCCCCGGGCGACACCAGCGACACCCAGATCCGTACAGATCAACCACCAAGACAACCACCAAGACGACGACGCGAGAGAACAGGAACGGAGAACCTGGGAAGCGCACGAGGCGACGTTCGGCGCTCCGCCAGGGAAGCGGGACGCCGACGAGCTCGCGGAATACACGCGCACCCACGGCGCCGACGCGGTGGTCGCCGCCTACAAACGAGCCGCCATTTACGGCGCCGAAGGCTGGCCATACATCCGGGCGATCCTCAACAACACCACACGCGAACGGCGGAGCGAAGCCAAGAAAGCGACACGCTCATACTTCACCGGGACATACGGCGCACGCCTCGCCGCCATCGACGCCGCCCATGACCTCACCGAACCATGCGCGCATTGCGGACAAGAGACCGCGACGCAGGAAAGCATCGCATGGCCAGACGGCATGTGGTGCCGGACATGCGCCACACGAGCCGCACAGGCGGAACTCAAGCAACTGAAGCGCGACGCGGAACGCGCACGAGCGACAGAACACGAGAAGGCAGAACGCTGGATCACCGACCAACTCGGGATCCCACCCGCAGAGGGAGCAGCATGA